One window from the genome of Babylonia areolata isolate BAREFJ2019XMU chromosome 11, ASM4173473v1, whole genome shotgun sequence encodes:
- the LOC143287672 gene encoding TAR DNA-binding protein 43-like isoform X1, with amino-acid sequence MIQYIKAVADDGDEPMELPIEEDGTILLTTLSAQFPGSCGLKYRNPDTGTMRGIRLSDGRLYPPDNDWGKQVFVCVFPKEGKTTDHVITKVRSSSRQKCSDLIVLGLPWKSSEEDLRAYFSQFGDLLMVQVKKDIKTGQSKGFGFVRFAEYEAQVKCMAQRHMIDGRWCDVRIPNSKEGAQQMMNRKVFVGRCTEDMNADDLRQYFSKFGEVVDVFIPRPFRAFAFVSFADPEVAQSLCGEDHIIKGASVHISGAAPKANEKPGGGYGAMMGGGGMGGDRRLGSSNHGHLGGYSPSYSQGSWGHVARASSSSNPGSSYGNNLGLGNLGLGALQLNHAMLAAAQAVLSSQGGWGPLGLTNQGGGGMQGGVAQGQTGVQGGQGSAQVSMAGPGGSGASNGDQPITNSAPAAPTTFGSVGNGTTGAGFLGWGGTQASDTSTHSPSQMAGWGSSHTKGPTGWN; translated from the exons ATGATCCAGTACATAAAAGCAGTTGCCGATGATGGCGACGAGCCGATGGAGCTACCGATCGAGGAGGATGGTACAATTTTGCTCACCACCCTTTCAGCTCAGTTCCCTGGATCGTGTGGACTGAAATATCGGAATCCTGATACTGGTACTATGAGAGGAATTCGACTGTCTGACGGACGTTTGTATCCTCCGGATAATGACTGGGGCaagcaggtgtttgtgtgtgtatttcctaaAG aaggaaagacaactGACCATGTTATAACAAAAGTGAGGAGTAGTAGTCGTCAGAAGTGCAGTGACCTTATCGTCCTGGGCTTGCCATGGAAGAGTAGTGAAGAGGATCTGCGTGCCTACTTTTCTCAGTTTGGTGATCTTCTGATGGTACAG GTTAAGAAAGATATCAAGACAGGACAATCCAAGGGGTTTGGCTTTGTGCGCTTTGCTGAGTACGAGGCACAGGTGAAATGTATGGCACAGCGTCACATGATAGACGGACGCTGGTGTGATGTTCGCATCCCAAACTCTAAG GAGGGAGCCCAGCAGATGATGAACCGGAAGGTGTTTGTGGGGCGCTGCACAGAAGACATGAACGCAGATGACTTGCGCCAGTACTTTTCCAAGTTTGGAGAGGTGGTGGATGTCTTTATACCCAGGCCTTTCCGTGCTTTTGCTTTTGTCAGCTTTGCCGACCCTGAAGTAGCGCAGTCCCTGTGTGGAGAGGACCACATCATCAAAGGTGCATCAGTACACATCAGCGGTGCTGCCCCCAAGGCCAATGAGAAGCCCGGGGGTGGTTACGGGGCcatgatgggtgggggtggaatgggaGGTGACCGACGCCTGGGTAGTTCAAATCATGGCCATCTAGGTGGCTACAGCCCCAGCTATTCTCAGGGATCTTGGGGTCACGTGGCACGTGCTAGCTCCAGCTCCAACCCTGGTAGTTCCTATGGCAACAACCTGGGGCTGGGTAACTTGGGGCTGGGAGCACTGCAGCTGAATCATGCAATGCTGGCAGCTGCCCAGGCTGTTCTGAGTAGCCAGGGTGGCTGGGGTCCTCTGGGTTTAACCAACCAAGGGGGAGGTGGCATGCAGGGTGGGGTGGCTCAGGGGCAGACTGGGGTTCAGGGTGGGCAGGGAAGTGCTCAGGTCAGCATGGCAGGGCCCGGAGGGTCTGGGGCCAGCAATGGTGACCAGCCCATCACCAATTCTGCCCCTGCTGCTCCAACCACTTTTGGGTCTGTGGGCAATGGCACCACTGGGGCAGGGTTCCTTGGTTGGGGTGGGACACAAGCCTCTGACACCAGTACCCACAGCCCCAGTCAGATGGCTGGGTGGGGCAGCTCCCACACTAAAGGCCCCACAGGTTGGAATTGA
- the LOC143287672 gene encoding TAR DNA-binding protein 43-like isoform X2, with product MIQYIKAVADDGDEPMELPIEEDGTILLTTLSAQFPGSCGLKYRNPDTGTMRGIRLSDGRLYPPDNDWGKQVFVCVFPKGKTTDHVITKVRSSSRQKCSDLIVLGLPWKSSEEDLRAYFSQFGDLLMVQVKKDIKTGQSKGFGFVRFAEYEAQVKCMAQRHMIDGRWCDVRIPNSKEGAQQMMNRKVFVGRCTEDMNADDLRQYFSKFGEVVDVFIPRPFRAFAFVSFADPEVAQSLCGEDHIIKGASVHISGAAPKANEKPGGGYGAMMGGGGMGGDRRLGSSNHGHLGGYSPSYSQGSWGHVARASSSSNPGSSYGNNLGLGNLGLGALQLNHAMLAAAQAVLSSQGGWGPLGLTNQGGGGMQGGVAQGQTGVQGGQGSAQVSMAGPGGSGASNGDQPITNSAPAAPTTFGSVGNGTTGAGFLGWGGTQASDTSTHSPSQMAGWGSSHTKGPTGWN from the exons ATGATCCAGTACATAAAAGCAGTTGCCGATGATGGCGACGAGCCGATGGAGCTACCGATCGAGGAGGATGGTACAATTTTGCTCACCACCCTTTCAGCTCAGTTCCCTGGATCGTGTGGACTGAAATATCGGAATCCTGATACTGGTACTATGAGAGGAATTCGACTGTCTGACGGACGTTTGTATCCTCCGGATAATGACTGGGGCaagcaggtgtttgtgtgtgtatttcctaaAG gaaagacaactGACCATGTTATAACAAAAGTGAGGAGTAGTAGTCGTCAGAAGTGCAGTGACCTTATCGTCCTGGGCTTGCCATGGAAGAGTAGTGAAGAGGATCTGCGTGCCTACTTTTCTCAGTTTGGTGATCTTCTGATGGTACAG GTTAAGAAAGATATCAAGACAGGACAATCCAAGGGGTTTGGCTTTGTGCGCTTTGCTGAGTACGAGGCACAGGTGAAATGTATGGCACAGCGTCACATGATAGACGGACGCTGGTGTGATGTTCGCATCCCAAACTCTAAG GAGGGAGCCCAGCAGATGATGAACCGGAAGGTGTTTGTGGGGCGCTGCACAGAAGACATGAACGCAGATGACTTGCGCCAGTACTTTTCCAAGTTTGGAGAGGTGGTGGATGTCTTTATACCCAGGCCTTTCCGTGCTTTTGCTTTTGTCAGCTTTGCCGACCCTGAAGTAGCGCAGTCCCTGTGTGGAGAGGACCACATCATCAAAGGTGCATCAGTACACATCAGCGGTGCTGCCCCCAAGGCCAATGAGAAGCCCGGGGGTGGTTACGGGGCcatgatgggtgggggtggaatgggaGGTGACCGACGCCTGGGTAGTTCAAATCATGGCCATCTAGGTGGCTACAGCCCCAGCTATTCTCAGGGATCTTGGGGTCACGTGGCACGTGCTAGCTCCAGCTCCAACCCTGGTAGTTCCTATGGCAACAACCTGGGGCTGGGTAACTTGGGGCTGGGAGCACTGCAGCTGAATCATGCAATGCTGGCAGCTGCCCAGGCTGTTCTGAGTAGCCAGGGTGGCTGGGGTCCTCTGGGTTTAACCAACCAAGGGGGAGGTGGCATGCAGGGTGGGGTGGCTCAGGGGCAGACTGGGGTTCAGGGTGGGCAGGGAAGTGCTCAGGTCAGCATGGCAGGGCCCGGAGGGTCTGGGGCCAGCAATGGTGACCAGCCCATCACCAATTCTGCCCCTGCTGCTCCAACCACTTTTGGGTCTGTGGGCAATGGCACCACTGGGGCAGGGTTCCTTGGTTGGGGTGGGACACAAGCCTCTGACACCAGTACCCACAGCCCCAGTCAGATGGCTGGGTGGGGCAGCTCCCACACTAAAGGCCCCACAGGTTGGAATTGA